In one window of Clavelina lepadiformis chromosome 4, kaClaLepa1.1, whole genome shotgun sequence DNA:
- the LOC143453017 gene encoding ATP-dependent translocase ABCB1-like yields MQPYLIKTLDRQNTKELQLSWLRSQFGIVSQEPVLFDRSIADNIRYGDNSRSADLKEVLAAAKKANIHLFIEALPDGYDTNVGSKGAQLSGGQKQRVAIARALLRNPKVLLLDEATSALDTESEKIVQAALDAASEGRTCIVIAHRLSTVKNADVIAVIENGSVVESGTHNELIALKGSYFSLVNAQLHGKKSDE; encoded by the exons ATGCAACCATACCTTATAAAA aCTCTGGATCGCCAAAACACGAAAGAACTTCAGTTATCTTGGCTCCGTTCACAATTCGGCATCGTCTCACAGGAACCTGTTTTATTCGATCGCTCAATTGCGGACAACATCAGATACGGTGATAATAGCCGATCTGCGGACTTAAAAGAAGTGCTTGCGGCCGCAAAGAAAGCGAATATCCACTTATTTATTGAAGCCTTGCCTGAT GGCTACGACACCAACGTTGGTTCCAAAGGAGCGCAGTTATCAGGTGGTCAGAAGCAGAGAGTGGCAATTGCTCGTGCCTTGCTCAGGAATCCTAAAGTTTTACTCCTGGATGAAGCCACATCTGCCCTGGACACTGAAAGCGAAAAG ATCGTGCAAGCAGCCTTGGATGCCGCCAGTGAAGGTAGAACTTGCATCGTCATCGCTCATCGTCTGTCAACCGTCAAAAATGCTGACGTCATAGCGGTGATTGAAAACGGGAGCGTTGTGGAGAGTGGCACGCACAACGAACTAATCGCATTGAAAGGATCGTATTTCAGTCTGGTCAATGCACAATTGCACGGAAAGAAATCGGACGAATGA
- the LOC143451472 gene encoding ATP-dependent translocase ABCB1-like isoform X1 yields the protein MNGDAPESGGTMFKTNRVGDVTPPPAYEDTIAEDNVTVQVVQNGEIPEKEKKKKKDKEEPPPTVNYTEIFRYADSLDYFLLIIGTIAAGIHGAVLPVMFIFFGDLTNDFVMFGSLQNANLSANFTFVDFESKATDNAIYFTILAIVVWVFGAMQVTAWMMQAVRQTKMIRIKFFRSILRQNIGFFDLNSAGELNTRMADDISKIQNGIGDKVSLAIMNVVRMIAGLVIGFIYSWKLSLVVLATAPLIILSGGVLFKITGKLTKEELDSYAKAGAVAEEVISSIRTVVAFHGQEKECERYNENLEQACKVGIKKGVVTGVSIGLLFLIMFSTYGLAFWYGSTLVIAGEINVGTLLTAFFGVLIGAFALGQAAANIEDFSAGKAAAYKIFEVIDRVPSIDSMSDKGHRPDRVIGEIELKNVDFSYPSRSDVQVLHNVSFTAECGKTTALCGQSGCGKSTFVQLIQRFYDPQNGIVEMDGADIRTLNVRWLREHIGVVSQEPILFDTSIAENIRYGRDGVTDEEIEEATKQSNAYDFIMELPNKFETMVGEGGAQMSGGQKQRIAIARAIVRDPKILLLDEATSALDTESESIVQSALDKAAEGRTTLVIAHRLSTIRNADKIVGFSEGRAVEQGTHEELLQVENGVYQNLVHMQSYSAEEGGTHGVDYKKKEEAEQETKKKLLKRLVSTTSITSNKKDDDADEEIDEDLPEVSFSRILAYNKPEIGYIIIGCFAAAVNGGIQPVFAILFSEILGAFSGNEGDAVKQDQVILYALLFFAMGVAAFLASVVEMSTFAKSGEELTSRLRLMGFKAMLRQEMGYFDDHWNSTGALTTRLATDAAKMQGATGIRLGTVIQSVLALGVALGIAFAYGWQLTLLTLAFVPFMVITGVLQAQLLTGQSGKESKAYEDAGQIAVEGTLNIRTVASLTRETTFYENYAKAVVFPYKKSIRKAYVYGITFGFSQCIAFFAYAGTFRFGAWLVVNGHIQDPENVFKVLLAVMFGAFAVGQTSSFTPDYAQAKISAARMLKLLDRVPFIDSYSTKGDSPKDFSGSIDFHDVKFTYPTRPDVQVLKDLSTAVRPGQTVALVGQSGCGKSTCIQLLERFYDPSEGSVALEGHETKELQISWLRSQFGIVSQEPVLFDRSIADNIRYGDNSRSADLEEVIAAAKKANIHSFIEALPDGYDTNVGSKGAQLSGGQKQRVAIARALLRNPKVLLLDEATSALDTESEKIVQAALDAASEGRTCIVIAHRLSTVKNADVIAVIENGSVVERGTHNELLALKGSYFSLVNAQLHKKEE from the exons ATGAATGGAGACGCCCCAGAAAGCGGTGGAACTATGTTCAAAACGAACCGAGTCGGTGATGTAACACCTCCACCAGCTTACGAAGACACAATAGCAGAAGACAATGTCACGGTTCAAGT AGTTCAAAATGGAGAAATTcccgaaaaagaaaaaaagaagaaaaaagacaAAGAAGAACCCCCTCCAACGGTCAATTACACCGAAATT tttcgCTATGCTGACAGCCTTGACTACTTTCTTCTTATCATTGGTACAATAGCTGCTGGCATCCATGGGGCAGTGTTACCCgtcatgtttattttttttggcGATCTTACAAATGACTTTGTCATGTTCGGGAGCttgcaaaatgcaaatttatctgcaaattt CACCTTTGTGGACTTTGAATCAAAGGCTACTGACAATGCTATATACTTTACAATTCTGGCAATTGTTGTCTGGGTGTTTGGAGCAATGCAA GTTACAGCATGGATGATGCAAGCTGTACGCCAAACAAAAATGATcagaattaaattttttcgcAGCATTTTGCGACAAAACATAGGTTTCTTTGACTTAAACTCAGCTGGAGAATTGAACACAAGAATGGCGGA TGACATCTCTAAAATTCAAAATGGAATAGGAGACAAAGTTTCACTTGCCATTATGAATGTTGTGCGTATGATAGCTGGCTTGGTTATTGGTTTTATTTATTCTTGGAAGTTGTCTTTGGTTGTCTTGGCAACAGCCCCTTTGATTATTCTCTCTGGTGGGGTTTTGTTTAAG ATCACTGGTAAGTTAACGAAGGAGGAATTAGATTCTTATGCAAAAGCAGGTGCAGTCGCTGAAGAAGTGATCTCATCCATTCGAACTGTCGTCGCCTTTCACGGCCAAGAGAAGGAATGTGAAAG GTATAACGAAAATCTGGAACAAGCTTGCAAAGTTGGCATCAAAAAAGGCGTCGTCACTGGTGTTTCCATTGGCCTGTTGTTTCTAATCATGTTTTCAACGTACGGCCTTGCCTTCTGGTATGGTTCAACTTTGGTCATTGCCGGTGAAATTAACGTTGGCACTCTGCTTACTGCTTTCTTCGGTGTTCTGATTGGGGCGTTTGCCTTGGGTCAG GCTGCCGCCAATATTGAAGACTTCAGCGCTGGCAAAGCAGCTGcgtataaaatatttgaagtcaTTGATAGAGTTCCATCAATTGACAGCATGTCTGACAAAGGCCACAGACCCGATAGAGTGATAGGGGAGATTGAACTGAAGAATGTCGACTTTTCTTACCCTTCCCGTTCAGATGTGCAG gttttaCACAATGTCAGCTTCACCGCCGAATGTGGCAAGACAACAGCACTTTGTGGTCAAAGCGGCTGCGGCAAAAGCACGTTTGTTCAGCTTATACAGAGATTCTACGACCCACAG AATGGCATTGTtgaaatggatggcgctgatATTCGAACTTTGAACGTTCGTTGGCTTCGTGAGCACATTGGCGTTGTATCGCAAGAACCAATCTTGTTTGACACGTCTATTGCTGAGAACATCAGATATGGCCGAGACGGTGTCACCGACGAAGAAATAGAAGAAGCCACGAAACAGTCAAATGCTTATGACTTTATAATGGAACTACCAAAT AAATTTGAGACAATGGTTGGAGAAGGCGGTGCACAAATGAGTGGAGGACAAAAACAGCGAATCGCCATCGCTCGTGCCATCGTTCGTGATCCTAAGATTTTACTTCTTGATGAGGCCACATCTGCTTTGGATACAGAGAGTGAATCTATTGTGCAGTCTGCGTTGGATAAAGCTGCTGAAG GACGCACAACATTAGTCATTGCTCACAGGCTTTCCACCATCCGTAATGCAGACAAGATTGTTGGGTTTAGTGAAGGCAGAGCTGTAGAGCAAGGAACTCATGAGGAATTGCTCCAGGTCGAAAATGGAGTTTACCAGAATCTGGTCCATATGCAGAGTTACAGCGCAGAAGAAG GTGGTACACACGGTGTTGACTACAAAAAGAAAG AAGAAGCAGAACAAGAAACAAAGAAGAAGCTGTTGAAGAGATTAGTCAGTACCACGAGCATCACTTCCAACAAGAAAGACGACGACGCTGATGAAGAGATTGATGAAGATTTACCTGAAGTCTCCTTTTCGAGGATTCTTGCATACAACAAGCCAGAGATTGGATATATCATCA TCGGATGTTTCGCGGCTGCGGTTAATGGTGGGATACAACCGGTATTCGCCATTCTCTTTTCGGAGATCCTGGGAGCTTTTAGTGGTAATGAGGGTGACGCTGTAAAACAAGACCAAGTGATTTTGTATGCACTTCTCTTTTTTGCCATGGGCGTGGCTGCATTTCTTGCTAGTGTTGTTGAG ATGTCAACTTTTGCGAAATCGGGCGAAGAATTAACTTCGCGGCTTCGTTTAATGGGCTTCAAAGCTATGCTACGCCAGGAAATGGGATACTTCGATGACCATTGGAATAGCACAGGGGCTCTTACCACACGTCTAGCTACCGATGCTGCAAAAATGCAAGGCGCGACTGGTATTCGGCTGGGAACGGTTATACAGAGCGTTTTAGCGTTAG GTGTTGCCCTCGGCATTGCTTTCGCTTATGGATGGCAGCTTACTTTATTGACACTTGCCTTTGTACCATTCATGGTCATTACTGGTGTGCTTCAGGCTCAGCTTTTGACCGGTCAA TCCGGAAAAGAGTCAAAAGCATACGAAGACGCAGGACAGATCGCGGTAGAAGGCACACTCAATATCAGGACTGTGGCGTCTTTGACGCGTGAGACAACTTTCTATGAAAACTACGCCAAGGCAGTTGTCTTTCCATACAA GAAATCTATTCGCAAAGCTTATGTGTACGGGATCACTTTCGGTTTCTCACAATGCATTGCTTTTTTCGCTTATGCCGGAACATTCAGGTTCGGTGCCTGGTTAGTCGTGAATGGTCACATCCAGGATCCCGAAAACGTATTTAA AGTGCTTTTGGCTGTCATGTTTGGTGCCTTTGCTGTCGGCCAAACCAGTTCCTTTACACCAGACTATGCCCAGGCGAAAATATCAGCTGCCCGCATGCTCAAGCTTTTAGATCGTGTGCCGTTTATCGACAGCTACAGCACTAAGGGAGATTCCCCG AAAGATTTCAGCGGCAGCATTGACTTTCATGACGTCAAATTTACATATCCCACTCGACCAGACGTCCAAGTTTTGAAAGATCTTTCAACGGCTGTACGTCCCGGACAGACAGTGGCCCTGGTCGGACAGAGCGGGTGTGGAAAATCAACTTGTATTCAACTGCTGGAGCGGTTCTATGATCCAAGCGAGGGCTCAGTG GCTTTGGAAGGTCATGAGACCAAGGAACTTCAAATTTCTTGGCTTCGTTCACAATTCGGGATCGTCTCGCAGGAACCTGTTTTATTCGATCGCTCAATTGCGGACAACATCAGATACGGTGATAATAGCCGATCTGCGGACTTGGAAGAAGTGATTGCAGCCGCAAAGAAAGCGAATATCCACTCATTTATTGAAGCCTTGCCTGAT GGCTACGACACCAACGTTGGTTCCAAAGGAGCGCAGTTATCAGGTGGTCAGAAGCAGAGAGTGGCAATTGCTCGTGCCTTGCTCAGGAATCCTAAAGTTTTGCTCCTGGATGAAGCCACATCTGCCCTGGACACTGAAAGCGAAAAG ATCGTGCAAGCAGCCTTGGATGCCGCCAGTGAAGGTAGAACTTGCATCGTCATCGCTCATCGTCTGTCAACCGTCAAAAATGCTGACGTCATAGCGGTGATTGAAAACGGGAGCGTTGTGGAGAGAGGCACGCACAACGAACTACTCGCATTGAAAGGGTCGTATTTCAGTCTGGTCAATGCACAATTGCATAAAAAAGAGGAATAA
- the LOC143451472 gene encoding ATP-dependent translocase ABCB1-like isoform X2 → MFIFFGDLTNDFVMFGSLQNANLSANFTFVDFESKATDNAIYFTILAIVVWVFGAMQVTAWMMQAVRQTKMIRIKFFRSILRQNIGFFDLNSAGELNTRMADDISKIQNGIGDKVSLAIMNVVRMIAGLVIGFIYSWKLSLVVLATAPLIILSGGVLFKITGKLTKEELDSYAKAGAVAEEVISSIRTVVAFHGQEKECERYNENLEQACKVGIKKGVVTGVSIGLLFLIMFSTYGLAFWYGSTLVIAGEINVGTLLTAFFGVLIGAFALGQAAANIEDFSAGKAAAYKIFEVIDRVPSIDSMSDKGHRPDRVIGEIELKNVDFSYPSRSDVQVLHNVSFTAECGKTTALCGQSGCGKSTFVQLIQRFYDPQNGIVEMDGADIRTLNVRWLREHIGVVSQEPILFDTSIAENIRYGRDGVTDEEIEEATKQSNAYDFIMELPNKFETMVGEGGAQMSGGQKQRIAIARAIVRDPKILLLDEATSALDTESESIVQSALDKAAEGRTTLVIAHRLSTIRNADKIVGFSEGRAVEQGTHEELLQVENGVYQNLVHMQSYSAEEGGTHGVDYKKKEEAEQETKKKLLKRLVSTTSITSNKKDDDADEEIDEDLPEVSFSRILAYNKPEIGYIIIGCFAAAVNGGIQPVFAILFSEILGAFSGNEGDAVKQDQVILYALLFFAMGVAAFLASVVEMSTFAKSGEELTSRLRLMGFKAMLRQEMGYFDDHWNSTGALTTRLATDAAKMQGATGIRLGTVIQSVLALGVALGIAFAYGWQLTLLTLAFVPFMVITGVLQAQLLTGQSGKESKAYEDAGQIAVEGTLNIRTVASLTRETTFYENYAKAVVFPYKKSIRKAYVYGITFGFSQCIAFFAYAGTFRFGAWLVVNGHIQDPENVFKVLLAVMFGAFAVGQTSSFTPDYAQAKISAARMLKLLDRVPFIDSYSTKGDSPKDFSGSIDFHDVKFTYPTRPDVQVLKDLSTAVRPGQTVALVGQSGCGKSTCIQLLERFYDPSEGSVALEGHETKELQISWLRSQFGIVSQEPVLFDRSIADNIRYGDNSRSADLEEVIAAAKKANIHSFIEALPDGYDTNVGSKGAQLSGGQKQRVAIARALLRNPKVLLLDEATSALDTESEKIVQAALDAASEGRTCIVIAHRLSTVKNADVIAVIENGSVVERGTHNELLALKGSYFSLVNAQLHKKEE, encoded by the exons atgtttattttttttggcGATCTTACAAATGACTTTGTCATGTTCGGGAGCttgcaaaatgcaaatttatctgcaaattt CACCTTTGTGGACTTTGAATCAAAGGCTACTGACAATGCTATATACTTTACAATTCTGGCAATTGTTGTCTGGGTGTTTGGAGCAATGCAA GTTACAGCATGGATGATGCAAGCTGTACGCCAAACAAAAATGATcagaattaaattttttcgcAGCATTTTGCGACAAAACATAGGTTTCTTTGACTTAAACTCAGCTGGAGAATTGAACACAAGAATGGCGGA TGACATCTCTAAAATTCAAAATGGAATAGGAGACAAAGTTTCACTTGCCATTATGAATGTTGTGCGTATGATAGCTGGCTTGGTTATTGGTTTTATTTATTCTTGGAAGTTGTCTTTGGTTGTCTTGGCAACAGCCCCTTTGATTATTCTCTCTGGTGGGGTTTTGTTTAAG ATCACTGGTAAGTTAACGAAGGAGGAATTAGATTCTTATGCAAAAGCAGGTGCAGTCGCTGAAGAAGTGATCTCATCCATTCGAACTGTCGTCGCCTTTCACGGCCAAGAGAAGGAATGTGAAAG GTATAACGAAAATCTGGAACAAGCTTGCAAAGTTGGCATCAAAAAAGGCGTCGTCACTGGTGTTTCCATTGGCCTGTTGTTTCTAATCATGTTTTCAACGTACGGCCTTGCCTTCTGGTATGGTTCAACTTTGGTCATTGCCGGTGAAATTAACGTTGGCACTCTGCTTACTGCTTTCTTCGGTGTTCTGATTGGGGCGTTTGCCTTGGGTCAG GCTGCCGCCAATATTGAAGACTTCAGCGCTGGCAAAGCAGCTGcgtataaaatatttgaagtcaTTGATAGAGTTCCATCAATTGACAGCATGTCTGACAAAGGCCACAGACCCGATAGAGTGATAGGGGAGATTGAACTGAAGAATGTCGACTTTTCTTACCCTTCCCGTTCAGATGTGCAG gttttaCACAATGTCAGCTTCACCGCCGAATGTGGCAAGACAACAGCACTTTGTGGTCAAAGCGGCTGCGGCAAAAGCACGTTTGTTCAGCTTATACAGAGATTCTACGACCCACAG AATGGCATTGTtgaaatggatggcgctgatATTCGAACTTTGAACGTTCGTTGGCTTCGTGAGCACATTGGCGTTGTATCGCAAGAACCAATCTTGTTTGACACGTCTATTGCTGAGAACATCAGATATGGCCGAGACGGTGTCACCGACGAAGAAATAGAAGAAGCCACGAAACAGTCAAATGCTTATGACTTTATAATGGAACTACCAAAT AAATTTGAGACAATGGTTGGAGAAGGCGGTGCACAAATGAGTGGAGGACAAAAACAGCGAATCGCCATCGCTCGTGCCATCGTTCGTGATCCTAAGATTTTACTTCTTGATGAGGCCACATCTGCTTTGGATACAGAGAGTGAATCTATTGTGCAGTCTGCGTTGGATAAAGCTGCTGAAG GACGCACAACATTAGTCATTGCTCACAGGCTTTCCACCATCCGTAATGCAGACAAGATTGTTGGGTTTAGTGAAGGCAGAGCTGTAGAGCAAGGAACTCATGAGGAATTGCTCCAGGTCGAAAATGGAGTTTACCAGAATCTGGTCCATATGCAGAGTTACAGCGCAGAAGAAG GTGGTACACACGGTGTTGACTACAAAAAGAAAG AAGAAGCAGAACAAGAAACAAAGAAGAAGCTGTTGAAGAGATTAGTCAGTACCACGAGCATCACTTCCAACAAGAAAGACGACGACGCTGATGAAGAGATTGATGAAGATTTACCTGAAGTCTCCTTTTCGAGGATTCTTGCATACAACAAGCCAGAGATTGGATATATCATCA TCGGATGTTTCGCGGCTGCGGTTAATGGTGGGATACAACCGGTATTCGCCATTCTCTTTTCGGAGATCCTGGGAGCTTTTAGTGGTAATGAGGGTGACGCTGTAAAACAAGACCAAGTGATTTTGTATGCACTTCTCTTTTTTGCCATGGGCGTGGCTGCATTTCTTGCTAGTGTTGTTGAG ATGTCAACTTTTGCGAAATCGGGCGAAGAATTAACTTCGCGGCTTCGTTTAATGGGCTTCAAAGCTATGCTACGCCAGGAAATGGGATACTTCGATGACCATTGGAATAGCACAGGGGCTCTTACCACACGTCTAGCTACCGATGCTGCAAAAATGCAAGGCGCGACTGGTATTCGGCTGGGAACGGTTATACAGAGCGTTTTAGCGTTAG GTGTTGCCCTCGGCATTGCTTTCGCTTATGGATGGCAGCTTACTTTATTGACACTTGCCTTTGTACCATTCATGGTCATTACTGGTGTGCTTCAGGCTCAGCTTTTGACCGGTCAA TCCGGAAAAGAGTCAAAAGCATACGAAGACGCAGGACAGATCGCGGTAGAAGGCACACTCAATATCAGGACTGTGGCGTCTTTGACGCGTGAGACAACTTTCTATGAAAACTACGCCAAGGCAGTTGTCTTTCCATACAA GAAATCTATTCGCAAAGCTTATGTGTACGGGATCACTTTCGGTTTCTCACAATGCATTGCTTTTTTCGCTTATGCCGGAACATTCAGGTTCGGTGCCTGGTTAGTCGTGAATGGTCACATCCAGGATCCCGAAAACGTATTTAA AGTGCTTTTGGCTGTCATGTTTGGTGCCTTTGCTGTCGGCCAAACCAGTTCCTTTACACCAGACTATGCCCAGGCGAAAATATCAGCTGCCCGCATGCTCAAGCTTTTAGATCGTGTGCCGTTTATCGACAGCTACAGCACTAAGGGAGATTCCCCG AAAGATTTCAGCGGCAGCATTGACTTTCATGACGTCAAATTTACATATCCCACTCGACCAGACGTCCAAGTTTTGAAAGATCTTTCAACGGCTGTACGTCCCGGACAGACAGTGGCCCTGGTCGGACAGAGCGGGTGTGGAAAATCAACTTGTATTCAACTGCTGGAGCGGTTCTATGATCCAAGCGAGGGCTCAGTG GCTTTGGAAGGTCATGAGACCAAGGAACTTCAAATTTCTTGGCTTCGTTCACAATTCGGGATCGTCTCGCAGGAACCTGTTTTATTCGATCGCTCAATTGCGGACAACATCAGATACGGTGATAATAGCCGATCTGCGGACTTGGAAGAAGTGATTGCAGCCGCAAAGAAAGCGAATATCCACTCATTTATTGAAGCCTTGCCTGAT GGCTACGACACCAACGTTGGTTCCAAAGGAGCGCAGTTATCAGGTGGTCAGAAGCAGAGAGTGGCAATTGCTCGTGCCTTGCTCAGGAATCCTAAAGTTTTGCTCCTGGATGAAGCCACATCTGCCCTGGACACTGAAAGCGAAAAG ATCGTGCAAGCAGCCTTGGATGCCGCCAGTGAAGGTAGAACTTGCATCGTCATCGCTCATCGTCTGTCAACCGTCAAAAATGCTGACGTCATAGCGGTGATTGAAAACGGGAGCGTTGTGGAGAGAGGCACGCACAACGAACTACTCGCATTGAAAGGGTCGTATTTCAGTCTGGTCAATGCACAATTGCATAAAAAAGAGGAATAA